In Ischnura elegans chromosome 6, ioIscEleg1.1, whole genome shotgun sequence, one genomic interval encodes:
- the LOC124160512 gene encoding neuralized-like protein 4 → MNMAMSRRSTALFFFTVTAFTTCALLTVSEGAESDLGECQPKTNASRRWSLTLARVRNESGQWVEFTSTREMDDESAVHITEQLFECGGRKMIRLRGALKDPFSGEIFDHQLKFHHMTGPNAALINKGYTVVKLKLDGQGPVLTSRPLRSGELFEVRMDKRGTDKGYANGIGDTTHKPGDPIIPQHMNNLKSGTWLLYGPDVYSNNVAIFPKYTTSNIYNLKPGDRMGAMRSETGALHFFVNGVDQGPAASNIPEEIYGVYELYGDATQATILNPTHP, encoded by the exons ATGAACATGGCGATGAGCAGAAGGTCCACAGCTCTCTTTTTCTTTACAGTAACAGCTTTCACCACCTGTGCACTGCTGACTGTATCGGAAGGCGCGGAATCAGATCTTGGAGAATGTCAGCCGAAGACTAACGCGTCGCGTCGTTGGAGTTTAACGCTTGCTAGAGTCCGTAATGAGAGCGGCCAGTGGGTGGAATTCACTTCAACGAGAGAAATGGACGACGAATCAGCTGTTCATATTACGGAACAATTGTTCGAATGCGGCGGCAGGAAGATGATCAGACTGCGAGGAGCTCTTAAAG ATCCATTTTCGGGAGAAATATTTGACCATCAGCTCAAGTTCCATCACATGACGGGACCGAATGCAGCACTCATTAACAAAGGCTACACCGTGGTTAAATTGAA ATTGGATGGCCAAGGACCCGTGTTGACGAGCAGGCCCTTGAGGTCCGGTGAGCTGTTTGAGGTCAGAATGGACAAAAGGGGAACAGATAAAGGATATGCAAACGGAATTGGAGACACCACACACAAGCCAGGAGACCCCATTATCCCCCAACACATGAACAACCTGAA GTCTGGAACCTGGTTGCTATATGGGCCTGATGTATATAGCAACAACGTAgcaatatttcctaaatataccACATCTAATATCTACAATTTAAAG CCTGGAGATCGCATGGGAGCGATGAGATCAGAGACTGGAGCTTTGCACTTCTTCGTCAATGGAGTCGATCAAGGCCCAGCCGCATCCAACATCCCAGAGGAGATCTACGGAGTGTACGAACTCTACGGAGACGCCACCCAAGCCACCATTTTGAATCCAACGCACCCATGA